Proteins encoded together in one Prunus dulcis chromosome 3, ALMONDv2, whole genome shotgun sequence window:
- the LOC117621459 gene encoding heterogeneous nuclear ribonucleoprotein A1-like 2, with translation MDSQTNDANLDGEAHDINRSDHRDEAEDEDYKSQPHTGDGASPGKIFIGGLARETTTAQFIKHFGKYGEIIDSVIMKDRKTGQPRGFGFVTYADPSVVDKVIDETHVINGKQVEIKRTIPRGAMGSKDFKTKKIFVGGIPTTVNEDEFSDFFSQFGEVKEHQIMRDHSTGRSRGFGFITFDTEQSVDELLDKGNKLEFAGAQVEIKKAEPKKPNLPAAPSKRYSDSRPAYGGGYGDSYGGFGGGGYGAAGGYRSTAAYGGRGGSAYGGYSGNEFGGYGVYGGGGGGGGGIGAYRGESSIGYSGRYGGAYSRGYDLGGGYGGAGESYGGYGSAGGAAGGGYGSGYDAGFGGGYGGGSGASFYGSRGGYGGAGSGRYHPYGR, from the exons atgGATTCGCAGACTAACGATGCCAACCTTGACGGTGAAGCTCACGACATTAACAGGTCAGACCACAGAGATGAGGCGGAGGATGAAGATTACAAGTCTCAACCTCATACTGGCGACGGAGCCAGTCCTGG GAAAATCTTTATAGGGGGTTTGGCCAGAGAGACAACTACAG CGCAATTTATAAAGCATTTCGGCAAATACGGTGAAATTATAGATTCAGTGATAATGAAGGACCGGAAAACAGGGCAGCCCCGTGGGTTCGGTTTTGTGACCTATGCAGACCCCTCTGTCGTTGATAAAGTCATTGACGAAACTCATGTTATCAATGGCAAACAA gTGGAAATCAAGCGCACAATACCGAGGGGAGCAATGGGGTCTAAGGATTTCAAGACTAAGAAGATTTTCGTGGGTGGAATTCCAACAACCGTGAATGAAG ATGAGTTTAGTGACTTCTTTTCACAGTTTGGAGAGGTCAAGGAGCATCAGATTATGCGAGACCACTCCACCGGTCGCTCCCGTGGCTTTGGATTTATTACCTTTGACACAGAGCAATCAGTTGACGAACTCTTGGACAAGGGGAACAAGCTTGAGTTCGCTGGAGCTCAG GTGGAGATTAAAAAGGCAGAGCCAAAGAAGCCAAACCTACCTGCAGCCCCATCTAAACGTTACAGCGATTCTCGGCCTGCATATGGTGGCGGGTACGGAGATAGCTATGGGGGATTTGGAGGTGGCGGTTATGGTGCTGCAGGTGGTTATAGGTCAACTGCGGCCTATGGTGGTAGGGGAGGCAGTGCATATGGAGGATATAGTGGAAATGAATTTGGCGGCTATGGAGTATATGgaggcggtggtggtggtggtgggggtATAGGGGCGTATAGGGGAGAATCATCCATAGGATACTCGGGCCGTTATGGAGGAGCCTATAGCAGAGGTTATGATCTAGGAGGCGGTTATGGTGGAGCTGGTGAGAGTTATGGGGGATATGGAAGTGCTGGTGGTGCAGCTGGTGGTGGTTACGGGAGTGGTTATGATGCAGGTTTTGGAGGTGGCTACGGAGGTGGTAGTGGAGCTTCCTTTTATGGTAGTAGAGGGGGATATGGTGGTGCAGGTAGTGGTCGATATCACCCTTATGGGAGGTAG
- the LOC117621460 gene encoding uncharacterized protein LOC117621460: protein MAMVSWNLGVGPHPKLLQVSCRKKERNRDNIHPYKVIEITPPPKNLGIRCFPSNLQCGESVTIEGQTYTISAVTHRYQLRKGKYEPSEKRLDVLSSARYILNLYLENLLEQS from the exons ATGGCCATGGTGTCCTGGAACCTGGGCGTGGGTCCACACCCAAAG ctACTTCAAGTCTCTtgcagaaagaaagagaggaacAGAGATAACATTCACCCTTACAAAGTAATCGAAATCACGCCTCCGCCCAAGAACCTTGGCATTCGCTGCTTTCCCTCC AACCTACAATGTGGGGAGAGTGTGACAATAGAAGGCCAAACTTACACAATCTCAGCTGTAACTCATAGGTACCAGCTTCGGAAGGGGAAGTACGAACCGAGTGAGAAGAGGCTTGATGTTTTGTCCTCGGCGAGATATATCTTAAATTTGTACTTGGAAAATTTACTAGAACAATCttga
- the LOC117621458 gene encoding protein kinase PVPK-1-like, with product MESLADGVDSLSKTCHSAPDVGNIPPSTTGTPRPSQPPCPKQSRSEGVLSPSCVTTHTYGLKTVSYPNGSVINQKNPNKTANRTTQQEEFLNIGKHYNSSNGGKLEHGGPNYVLHKPPETSYLNKVSVLEAKSSMKNPVDGSDSSTFLESRNHVSGPCKGVSGQKNSHLISHPAATFCASPQNSLYSASLYCEAKQSFTNTEVSECTSSIEKSGESGEVTNSCELIESSKNSIYRGSTGSDVSDESSTSSLSNSMYKPHKANDTRWEAMQAVRSHDGMLGINHFKLLRRLGCGDIGSVYLSELAGTKTYFAMKVMDKAALASRKKLLRAQTEREILQSLDHPFLPTLYTHFETDKFSCLVMEFCPGGDLHALRQKQPGKHFPEHAARFYVAEVLLALEYLHMLGIIYRDLKPENVLVREDGHIMLSDFDLSLRCAVSPTLVRFSNSSLETKKSAYCVQPACIEPACVMQPDCITPTCFAPRFLSGKPKKDKKSKVKNDIHNQVSPLPELIAEPTSARSMSFVGTHEYLAPEIIKGEGHGSAVDWWTFGIFLYELLYGKTPFKGAGNRATLFNVVGQPLRFPESPSVSFAARDLIRGLLVKEPQHRLAYRRGATEVKQHPFFQTVNWALIRCTTPPQVPKHYILESPDAPKPPINGKVPGVDLKPSGNYLEIDFF from the exons ATGGAGTCACTGGCTGATGGGGTTGATTCTTTATCAAAGACTTGTCATTCTGCACCAGATGTAGGCAACATCCCTCCTTCCACAACTGGTACTCCTCGTCCTTCGCAGCCTCCATGTCCAAAACAATCTAGAAGTGAAGGGGTTTTGTCCCCATCCTGTGTGACTACTCATACTTATGGCTTGAAGACAGTTAGCTATCCAAATGGTTCTGTAATTAATCAAAAGAATCCCAACAAGACAGCTAACCGTACCACGCAGCAGGAAGAGTTTCTCAATATTGGAAAACATTACAACAGTTCAAACGGAGGAAAACTTGAACATGGAGGCCCAAATTATGTTCTTCACAAACCACCCGAAACTTCTTATCTGAACAAGGTTTCTGTACTAGAAGCAAAATCAAGCATGAAGAATCCTGTTGACGGTAGTGATTCGAGTACATTTCTGGAATCTAGAAATCATGTTTCAGGTCCATGTAAAGGAGTTTCTGGGCAGAAAAATAGCCACTTAATTTCTCACCCAGCAGCAACCTTTTGTGCAAGCCCTCAGAACAGTTTGTATTCTGCCTCTCTATATTGTGAAGCCAAACAGAGTTTCACCAACACAGAAGTCAGCGAATGTACAAGCAGCATTGAGAAGTCTGGTGAAAGTGGTGAAGTTACTAATTCCTGTGAGCTTATTGAGAGCAGCAAGAACAGCATCTATAGAGGCAGTACTGGCAGTGATGTTAGTGACGAGAGCAGCACCAGTAGTTTGAGTAATTCCATGTACAAGCCCCACAAGGCAAATGATACAAGATGGGAAGCAATGCAAGCTGTCCGATCTCATGATGGGATGCTGGGTATTAATCATTTCAAGTTGTTGAGAAGACTGGGATGTGGAGATATAGGCAGTGTTTATTTATCTGAACTGGCCGGCACTAAAACTTATTTTGCCATGAAGGTTATGGATAAAGCAGCACTGGCAAGTAGGAAAAAGCTTCTTAGGGCTCAGACAGAAAGAGAGATACTGCAATCTCTGGATCATCCTTTTCTGCCCACTTTGTATACACACTTTGAGACAGATAAGTTCTCTTGCTTGGTGATGGAGTTTTGCCCTGGGGGTGATCTGCATGCACTCAGGCAAAAACAACCTGGGAAGCATTTTCCAGAGCACGCTGCCAG GTTTTATGTGGCTGAAGTTCTCCTTGCTTTGGAGTATTTGCATATGCTCGGGATCATTTACAGAGACCTCAAACCAGAGAATGTTTTGGTGAGGGAAGATGGACATATAATGCTTTCAGATTTTGACCTTTCTTTAAGATGTGCTGTTTCGCCCACCCTTGTAAGATTTTCAAACTCAAGCTTGGAGACAAAGAAATCTGCATACTGCGTTCAGCCTGCATGCATTGAACCAGCTTGTGTAATGCAACCAGATTGCATTACACCGACATGTTTTGCTCCTCGCTTTTTATCAGGCAAGCCCAAGAAGGATAAAAAGAGCAAAGTGAAGAATGATATACACAATCAAGTGAGCCCTCTCCCTGAGCTCATTGCAGAACCCACGAGTGCTAGATCGATGTCCTTTGTGGGAACACACGAGTACTTGGCGCCTGAAATTATTAAAGGTGAAGGCCATGGCAGTGCTGTGGATTGGTGGACATTCGGGATCTTTCTCTATGAACTTTTGTATGGAAAAACTCCATTCAAGGGGGCAGGGAACCGGGCTACTTTGTTTAATGTGGTTGGGCAGCCTTTAAGATTTCCAGAGTCACCTTCTGTCAGCTTTGCAGCGAGGGACCTGATCAGAGGTTTACTTGTGAAAGAGCCACAGCATCGTCTTGCGTATAGGCGAGGGGCTACAGAAGTTAAACAGCATCCATTTTTTCAAACTGTGAATTGGGCACTAATTCGCTGTACAACTCCACCCCAGGTGCCAAAGCACTACATATTGGAAAGTCCTGATGCGCCAAAGCCACCAATAAACGGGAAGGTGCCGGGTGTTGACTTGAAGCCTTCTGGTAATTATTTAGagattgatttcttttga
- the LOC117622595 gene encoding uncharacterized protein LOC117622595, whose translation MRIAHPYPYRRHRPLSSLIILIVTQRNFSLISLSTSTSTSTSSTSTRRPLLLLPPPRSLRTLTMASDDLSTLPAEDEKYGFQRSEMYETKLAGTVDAYDRHVFLCYKTPEAWPSRVEGSESDPLPKFFASALKARKNDIAVKTKLTVCEGREGTEFSDGDVLIFPEMIKYRGLKESDVDSFVNDVLVNNKPWASGVHEALTGSHVFVCAHGSRDRRCGVCGPVLIDKFREEAELRGLTNQVFVSPCSHIGGHKYAGNLIIYSPGSDGILTGHWYGYVTPDDVPELLDQHIGKGEIIERLWRGQMGVSSEEGEKINDQKLPNGEDNKKSEEKPQENGNQIQNNENFSGCCQGANGFTCCKDVSLEQNSGSEEKKLKETTEACGKKDALGRLSSLIGKWEQSDVLAAAAVVGAVATVAVAYSLYRRSG comes from the exons ATGCGCATTGCGCACCCATACCCATACCGACGCCACCGTCCCCTAAGCAGCCTCATCATATTAATAGTGACCCAACGCAacttctctctcatttccctctcaacttcaacttcaacttcaacttctTCAACCTCCACTAGACGACCCCTTCTACTGCTCCCTCCTCCTCGCTCTCTGCGAACCCTAACAATGGCCTCCGATGACCTCTCCACCTTGCCCGCCGAAGATGAGAAGTACGGCTTCCAGAGATCAGAGATGTACGAGACCAAGCTCGCCGGTACCGTTGACGCCTACGACCGCCACGTCTTCCTCTGCTACAAGACCCCTGAGGCCTGGCCCTCTCGCGTCGAGGGCTCCGAGTCCGATCCGCTACCTAAATTCTTCGCCTCTGCTCTCAAAGCTCGCAAGAACGACATCGCTGTTAAG ACGAAGCTGACAGTATGTGAAGGACGCGAAGGAACTGAGTTTTCAGATGGCGATGTGTTGATTTTCCCAGAAATGATCAAATACAG GGGATTGAAAGAGTCAGATGTGGATAGCTTCGTTAATGATGTCCTTGTGAATAATAAACCATGGGCATCTGGAGTGCATGAGGCGTTGACCGGCTCCCATGTATTTGTATGTGCACATGGTAGTCGAGATCGAAGATGTGGTGTTTGTGGACCTGTTCTCATTGATAAGTTCAGAGAGGAGGCTGAATTGCGAGGACTTACAAATCAAGTGTTCGTTAGTCCTTGCTCTCACATTGGAGGCCACAAGTATGCTGGGAACTTGATTATCTACAGCCCAGGTTCGGATGGAATCCTAACAGGCCACTG GTATGGCTACGTCACACCTGATGATGTGCCGGAATTGCTTGATCAGCATATTGGAAAGGGAGAGATCATAGAACGACTTTGGAG GGGCCAAATGGGAGTATCTTCTGAAGAAGGTGAAAAAATTAATGACCAGAAGCTCCCAAATGGAGAAGATAATAAGAAAAGCGAGGAGAAGCCCCAAGAAAATGGCAATCAGATTCAGAATAATGAGAACTTCTCAGGCTGTTGCCAGGGTGCTAATGGATTTACATGCTGCAAAGATGTAAGTTTGGAGCAGAACAGTGGAAGTGAGGAAAAGAAACTGAAAGAAACCACAGAAGCATGTGGCAAGAAGGATGCCTTGGGCAGGCTGTCAAGTTTGATCGGAAAATGGGAGCAAAGTGATGTTCTTGCAGCTGCAGCCGTGGTTGGAGCAGTGGCAACAGTGGCTGTGGCCTACAGCCTTTATAGAAGGTCAGGCTGA
- the LOC117622755 gene encoding U-box domain-containing protein 7: MEEELVLQNLFNGDREAQIEAATELGKLNSKQRHKLAERGVMVPLISMLHSPDVEAIKAALFSLLSLAFGSERNKSMIVKSGALPVLLNLLRCESEALIELTIAALLILSSCKTNKSAIAKSGAIQLMVEILNMNNVIISMQARLDAIAALHNLSTCHQIVPYLVSCGVIFSLLQIIQYSLEKPGQLVDKAIALLDDIIFSSKNALKEAAATHGAIRALVEIIEEGSMERKEHAVRILLLICQSCREIYRGLILKEGAMPGLLQLSVDGTWKAKTMARELLFLLRDWSGSGYGSSNQQSRNRVIEQIMQEIDAEEERVVGTSTTALRLVEEMLAKLSGIP, translated from the exons ATGGAGGAGGAACTGGTGCTGCAAAACCTATTCAATGGCGATCGAGAAGCGCAGATTGAGGCCGCCACTGAACTCGGTAAATTGAATAGCAAGCAAAGGCACAAGTTGGCTGAGAGAGGTGTTATGGTTCCATTGATATCAATGCTTCATTCGCCAGATGTTGAAGCCATTAAAGCTGCTCTGTTTTCTCTGCTTAGTCTTGCCTTTGGCAGTGAAAG GAACAAGAGCATGATTGTGAAATCCGGGGCTTTACCGGTGTTGCTGAACCTCCTTCGGTGCGAAAGCGAGGCACTGATTGAGCTCACAATAGCAGCTTTGTTGATTCTCTCATCTTGCAAGACAAACAAGTCAGCAATTGCCAAATCTGGAGCCATCCAACTCATGGTTGAAATTCTCAACATGAACAACGTGATTATTAGTATGCAAGCCAGACTCGATGCCATAGCCGCACTCCACAACCTCTCAACCTGCCATCAGATTGTACCTTATTTGGTCTCTTGTGGCGTAATATTTTCCTTGCTGCAAATAATCCAGTACAGCTTGGAAAAACCAGGCCAGCTGGTTGACAAGGCAATTGCACTGCTTGACGACATCATTTTTTCATCGAAGAACGCACTCAAGGAAGCTGCTGCTACGCATGGCGCGATTAGGGCACTGGTTGAGATAATTGAAGAGGGGTCAATGGAGCGCAAGGAGCATGCAGTGAGAATACTCCTACTTATATGCCAGAGCTGCAGAGAAATATACAGAGGATTGATACTCAAGGAAGGAGCAATGCCTGGACTGCTTCAGCTGAGCGTGGACGGAACATGGAAGGCTAAAACTATGGCACGGGAGTTGCTGTTTCTATTGAGAGACTGGTCAGGCTCAGGTTATGGTTCGAGCAACCAGCAGTCGAGGAATAGGGTCATAGAACagattatgcaagaaattgatgcagaagaagagagagttgTGGGGACAAGTACAACAGCGTTAAGGCTGGTGGAGGAGATGCTTGCAAAGCTCAGTGGTATACCATGA
- the LOC117622021 gene encoding uncharacterized protein LOC117622021: protein MSSNHPIITQNLLPPTKTNKHRRRRKRKNNHSNPDADPDPHSEPPPPPPPPEPEPEPEFQSPSSSSSPLPIDDPHVRIAMYVAMAHAGLAFSLALLYGVTKLLQGYWRPIHWAILCSMPLRELHTALVSFWSHSLNLGLFETLIALPIAALRATTASLFDSHTAIQCCLLRRRNKPRRRKRQFRFSKLVQWLISFALFVVVYESIGLVSVPAFALACFVAYALGFRSILIDPGVATTLSAISSVRRLKSKNNNDKSNNSSGSANLGGKFSRYITCLMLNRLKTTVAIGLIMVMIVGSVFGFVFFSYKIAMEGKGAVISLKAHLEEMNYNYAERVGFKRWMNENQIPELIDNYATNFYETVSQNIDSLAAHYNVTEVVDSVRHYLSTNHDHNPMSQSNKSEAVDFSSISRNGDYLNHQHEQMISNSNVHVQPNLSDKLHSIQSRVKNREWGVIYKDIDRVFREFRALIALIAREDLAEKTKSFLLQGLDVSRRVLASGTMVLAGGANLLFFMAVSLVSGAAGLFNFFFELTVFFWLLYYLITTDSGGVMDHVLGMLPLSKYTRVRCAQVLDHAVSSVLLAAAKVTFFQGCLTYLLFRFYRIHFLYMSTSLALMSAVLQITPAWLLSIPAALQLAMEARYIDAILLTVIHQILLEYGTTAIQDEIPGQNAYLTGLSILGGIALFPSMLEGAIMGPLLMTVMIAFKNLYVEFVLASGTREETSARSYN from the exons ATGTCATCAAATCATCCGATCATCACCCAAAATCTTCTTCCTCCCACAAAAACCAATAAACACCGTCGCCGCcgcaaaaggaaaaataaccACTCTAATCCGGATGCCGATCCCGACCCGCATTCCGAACCCCCACCCCCACCTCCACCACCCGAACCCGAACCCGAACCGGAATTCCAATCCCCATCATCGTCGTCATCACCATTGCCCATCGACGACCCTCATGTTCGCATCGCGATGTACGTGGCCATGGCTCACGCAGGCCTCGCCTTCTCGCTGGCCCTCCTCTACGGCGTCACCAAGCTTCTCCAAGGCTACTGGCGCCCGATCCACTGGGCCATCCTCTGCTCCATGCCTCTTCGCGAGCTCCACACCGCCCTCGTCTCCTTCTGGTCCCACTCCCTCAATCTCGGCCTCTTCGAAACCTTAATTGCCCTCCCAATCGCTGCTCTTCGCGCCACCACCGCCTCCCTCTTCGATTCTCATACCGCCATCCAGTGCTGCCTCCTCCGCCGCCGCAACAAGCCTCGCCGCAGAAAACGACAATTCAGGTTCTCTAAGCTCGTCCAATGGCTCATTTCTTTTGCCCTCTTCGTCGTAGTCTACGAGAGCATCGGCCTCGTCTCTGTCCCGGCTTTTGCACTTGCCTGCTTCGTCGCCTATGCCCTTGGTTTTAGAAGCATATTAATCGATCCTGGCGTTGCAACCACACTCTCGGCAATCTCGTCCGTACGTAGACTAAAATCCAAGAACAACAATGATAAGAGTAACAATAGCTCTGGCTCTGCTAATTTGGGCGGCAAATTTAGCCGGTACATTACTTGTTTGATGCTCAACAGGTTGAAGACGACGGTTGCGATTGGCTTGATCATGGTTATGATTGTTGGGTCTGTGTTTGGATTCGTTTTCTTTTCGTATAAGATCGCAATGGAAGGGAAGGGCGCTGTGATTTCACTCAAAGCCCATTTGGAAGAGATGAACTATAATTATGCAGAGAGGGTTGGATTTAAGAGATGGATGAATGAGAACCAAATCCCAGAATTGATTGATAATTACGCCACCAATTTTTACGAGACCGTCTCACAGAACATCGATTCTTTGGCGGCGCATTACAATGTGACCGAGGTTGTGGACAGCGTGAGGCATTATTTGAGCACTAATCACGACCATAATCCCATGTCGCAGAGTAATAAATCGGAGGCCGTCGATTTTTCGAGTATTAGCAGGAATGGTGATTATCTTAATCATCAGCATGAACAAATGATTAGCAACAGTAATGTTCATGTTCAGCCTAATTTGTCGGACAAGTTGCATAGCATCCAATCGAGGGTGAAGAACAGAGAATGGGGAGTGATTTATAAGGATATTGACCGCGTGTTTAGAGAATTCAGGGCTTTGATTGCTTTGATTGCCAGGGAAGATTTAGCAGAGAAAACCAAATCATTTTTATTACAGGGTCTGGACGTCTCAAGAAGGGTACTTGCTAGTGGTACCATGGTTTTGGCGGGAGGTGCAAATTTGTTGTTCTTCATGGCAGTCTCTCTGGTTTCAGGAGCCGCTGGAttgttcaatttcttcttcgaATTGACGGTGTTCTTCTGGCTCTTGTACTACCTGATCACCACTGATTCCGGCGGCGTTATGGATCATGTCCTTGGGATGCTGCCGCTTTCCAAATACACGAGGGTTCGATGCGCCCAAGTGCTTGATCATGCTGTGAGCAGTGTGCTGTTGGCAGCTGCTAAGGTCACATTCTTTCAAGGGTGTCTCACATATCTCTTGTTCAGATTCTACCGCATCCATTTCCTCTACATGTCTACCTCCCTTGCCCTGATGAGTGCCGTTTTGCAAATAACGCCGGCTTGGCTTCTGTCGATCCCCGCGGCCCTGCAACTGGCCATGGAAGCAAGATATATAGATGCCATTTTGTTGACGGTAATTCATCAGATACTGTTGGAGTATGGCACAACTGCCATCCAAGATGAGATCCCGGGACAGAATGCCTACCTCACTGGCCTTAGCATACTTGGTGGCATTGCTCTTTTCCCATCCATGTTGGAA GGAGCGATTATGGGTCCTTTGCTGATGACAGTGATGATTGCCTTCAAAAATCTATATGTAGAATTCGTCCTTGCTTCTGGAACTAGAGAGGAAACCAGTGCCCGTTCATACAactaa
- the LOC117623252 gene encoding putative pentatricopeptide repeat-containing protein At3g01580, with the protein MKGREVLVNLFEACNSGKSVAQLHSLTLKAGLAHDSLFATKLNALYAKYESLGHARKVFDETPNRTVYLWNATLRSHCRENQWEETLYLFHNMISDSRANDEKPDNFTIPIALKACTGLRALAYGKIVHGFVKKHEKVALDMFVGSALIELYSKCGQMGDALKVFNEFSQPDVFLWTSMVTGYEQNGNPEEALEFFSRMVMVGRVDPDRVTLVSAVSACAQLSNFRLGSCLHGVAIRNGFNSDLSLVNSLLNLYAKTGSVKTAASLFGKMPEKDVISWSSMIACYTHNGPILEALNLFNEMINRGIEPNSVTVVNALQACAVAGNLEEGKKIHELATRKCFELDITVATALIDMYMKCLAPQEAFDLFKRMPKKDVVSWAALLSGYAQNGMAYKSMGVFRNMLSDETQPDAVAMVKLLTACSGLGILQQALCLHAYVIKRAFKNNIFVGASLIELYSKCGSIDIANRLFEGIKDKDVVIWSAMIAGYGVHGQGAEALKVFDKMVKHSAVKPSDVTFLSVLSACSHSGLVEEGIEIFNMMVREYQLKPGPEHYGIIVDLLGRTGELDKAMEIVERMPNPSAPHVWGALLGACRIHNDTKLGEVAAKSLFLLDPNHAGYYILLSNIYAMDNKWEHVADLRTLIREKGLKKMSGQSVVEAGGDIHSFVAGDRRHQDSDQIFGLLGTLEVKMREEGYVPDVDFQQHDMHGGCFTDLKCVKA; encoded by the coding sequence atgAAAGGGAGGGAAGTGCTTGTTAATCTGTTTGAAGCATGTAACAGCGGGAAATCAGTGGCACAATTGCACTCTCTGACCCTTAAAGCTGGCCTCGCCCATGACAGCTTATTTGCCACAAAACTCAACGCTTTGTATGCTAAATACGAGTCACTTGGTCATGCCCGCAAGGTGTTCGACGAAACACCAAACAGAACCGTCTATCTCTGGAACGCCACGCTCAGAAGCCATTGTAGAGAGAATCAATGGGAAGAGACCTTATATCTCTTCCATAATATGATTTCTGATTCAAGAGCCAACGATGAAAAGCCTGATAATTTCACAATACCCATTGCTCTGAAGGCCTGTACTGGGTTAAGGGCACTTGCATATGGCAAAATAGTACACGGGTTTGTAAAGAAACATGAGAAAGTTGCATTGGACATGTTTGTGGGTTCTGCATTGATTGAATTGTATTCTAAATGTGGACAAATGGGTGACGCTTTAAAAGTGTTCAACGAATTTTCTCAACCGGATGTGTTTTTGTGGACTTCTATGGTTACTGGATATGAGCAGAATGGCAATCCTGAAGAAGCATTGGAATTTTTTTCCCGAATGGTGATGGTGGGGCGCGTTGATCCTGACCGAGTGACCCTTGTTAGTGCTGTTTCTGCTTGTGCTCAGTTATCAAATTTTAGACTTGGAAGTTGTTTACATGGTGTTGCTATTAGGAACGGATTCAACTCTGATCTATCTTTAGTTAATTCATTGCTGAATCTCTACGCAAAGACAGGTTCTGTCAAGACTGCAGCTAGCTTGTTCGGGAAAATGCCAGAAAAAGATGTTATTTCTTGGAGCTCCATGATTGCCTGTTACACTCACAATGGGCCTATACTAGAAGCATTAAATCTTTTCAATGAAATGATCAATAGGGGAATTGAACCTAATTCAGTAACTGTGGTTAATGCATTACAAGCATGTGCAGTGGCAGGTAATTTAGAAGAGGGTAAGAAGATCCATGAACTTGCTACTAGGAAATGTTTCGAGTTAGATATCACAGTAGCTACAGCTCTGATTGATATGTACATGAAGTGCTTAGCACCTCAAGAAGCTTTCGACCTTTTCAAAAGAATGCCCAAGAAAGATGTGGTTTCTTGGGCTGCATTGTTAAGCGGGTATGCTCAAAACGGAATGGCATACAAGTCAATGGGGGTCTTTCGCAACATGTTGTCAGATGAAACTCAACCTGATGCTGTTGCTATGGTTAAGCTTCTTACAGCTTGTTCGGGATTAGGGATTCTTCAACAAGCTCTTTGCCTCCATGCTTATGTGATTAAACGGGCCTTCAAGAATAACATCTTTGTTGGAGCTTCACTCATAGAGTTATACTCAAAATGTGGTAGCATAGACATTGCTAACCGATTATTCGAAGGGATAAAGGACAAGGATGTTGTTATTTGGAGTGCAATGATTGCAGGTTATGGAGTTCATGGACAAGGAGCAGAAGCTTTAAAAGTTTTTGATAAGATGGTTAAGCACTCAGCTGTTAAGCCCAGTGATGTAAcatttctctctgttttatCTGCTTGTAGTCATTCAGGTTTGGTTGAAGAAGGTATCGAGATATTCAATATGATGGTGCGTGAATACCAACTGAAACCTGGACCTGAGCACTACGGAATAATAGTTGATCTTCTTGGCCGCACAGGAGAGCTGGACAAGGCCATGGAAATTGTTGAGCGTATGCCAAACCCATCTGCGCCCCATGTTTGGGGAGCCTTGCTTGGTGCATGCCGGATTCATAACGATACCAAGCTTGGAGAGGTTGCAGCGAAGAGTCTTTTTCTGTTAGATCCTAATCATGCAGGATATTACATACTGCTCTCAAATATATATGCCATGGACAATAAATGGGAGCATGTGGCGGATCTTAGAACTTTGATAAGGGAGAAGGGGTTAAAGAAGATGTCCGGGCAGAGTGTCGTTGAGGCGGGGGGTGACATCCATAGTTTTGTAGCTGGAGATAGACGTCACCAAGATTCTGATCAGATCTTTGGATTGCTAGGAACATTAGAGGTGAAAATGAGAGAGGAAGGTTATGTTCCTGATGTTGATTTCCAGCAACATGACATGCATGGAGGATGTTTCACAGATTTGAAGTGCGTAAAAGCCTAA